The following are encoded together in the Humulus lupulus chromosome 5, drHumLupu1.1, whole genome shotgun sequence genome:
- the LOC133778386 gene encoding serine racemase: MEVESQKREVKYAADICSIKEAQARISSFIHKTPVLSSESLDALSGRRLFFKCELYQKGGAFKFRGACNAVFSLNDDQAAKGVITHSSGNHAAALALAAKLRGIPAYIIIPKNAPECKVENVARYGGQIIRCEPNMQSRESTAAKVLEETGAVLLHPYNDGRIISGQGTISLELLEQAPQIDTIIAPISGGGLISGVALAAKFINPAIRILAAEPKGANDAAQSKAAGKIITLPETNTVADGLRAFLGDLTWPIVRDLVDDVITVEDNEIIEAMKLCYQILKVAVEPSGAIGLAAVLSSSFKENPALKDCSRIGIILSGGNVDLGPLWESFKR; the protein is encoded by the exons ATGGAAGTAGAAAGCCAAAAAAGAGAGGTAAAATATGCTGCTGATATTTGCTCAATCAAGGAAGCACAAGCTCGTATCAGCTCATTCATACACAAAACTCCTGTTTTGTCCTCTGAATCTTTAGATGCTCTTTCAGGAAGGCGGCTTTTCTTCAAATGTGAACTTTATCAAAAGGG TGGAGCTTTTAAGTTCAGAGGTGCCTGCAATGCTGTGTTTTCACTCAATGATGATCAGGCTGCTAAAGGGGTTATTACCCACAGCAG tggtaatcatgctgcAGCATTGGCTTTGGCCGCAAAACTGCGAGGAATTCCTGCATATATTATTATACCGAAAAATGCGCCAGAATGTAAAGTGGAGAATGTAGCGCGGTACGGTGGTCAGATTATCAGGTGTGAGCCCAATATGCAGTCTAGGGAGAGTACAGCAGCCAAGGTGTTGGAAGAAACTGGAGCAGTTCTTCTACATCCTTACAATGATGGGCGTATCATAAG TGGACAGGGAACCATATCATTGGAGCTTCTGGAGCAAGCTCCACAAATTGACACTATCATAGCTCCCATAAGTG GAGGTGGTTTAATATCAGGAGTGGCTTTGGCTGCCAAGTTTATCAACCCAGCCATCCGAATATTAGCTGCTGAACCCAAAGGAGCTAATGACGCCGCTCAGTCCAAAGCCGCTGGTAAGATAATAACACTACCGGAGACCAACACTGTCGCTGATGGGCTTCGAGCTTTCCTTGGAGACCTTACTTG GCCCATTGTGCGAGATCTTGTTGATGATGTCATAACTGTGGAAGATAATGAGATAATAGAAGCCATGAAACTGTGTTATCAGATTCTGAAAGTTGCCGTTGAACCTAGTGGAGCAATTGGTCTAGCTGCTGTTTTATCCAGTAGTTTCAAGGAAAACCCAGCATTGAAGGATTGTAGCCGCATAGGAATTATACTTTCCGGAGGTAACGTTGATTTAGGCCCCCTATGGGAATCATTCAAAAGATGA